Proteins from a single region of Hordeum vulgare subsp. vulgare chromosome 6H, MorexV3_pseudomolecules_assembly, whole genome shotgun sequence:
- the LOC123405336 gene encoding uncharacterized protein LOC123405336 yields the protein RTWRRRPLGLAPARLAHLAPPPARLAHPPYPPFQVPHRSSASPPPAQISALAPVVAGLTGLGLSRPDIARFVSLADSRFRYTSVVSKMHYYLPLFGSLDSIRRALRRSSYLLSSDLDKVINPNVVFLRECGLGDCDIAKL from the coding sequence CGCACCTGGCGCCGCCGCCCGCTCGGCCTCGCCCCCGCTCGCCTCGCGCACCTGGCGCCGCCGCCCGCTCGCCTCGCCCACCCGCCGTATCCGCCGTTTCAAGTCCCTCACCGCTCCTCCGCCTCGCCGCCACCTGCCCAAATCTCCGCCCTGGCCCCCGTCGTCGCCGGGCTCACCGGCCTCGGCCTGTCGCGTCCCGACATCGCCCGCTTCGTCTCGCTCGCCGACAGCCGCTTCCGCTACACATCCGTCGTCTCCAAGATGCACTACTACCTGCCCCTCTTCGGCTCCCTGGACAGCATCCGCCGCGCGCTCCGGCGCTCATCCTACCTTCTCTCGTCGGACCTGGACAAGGTGATCAATCCAAATGTCGTCTTCCTGCGGGAGTGCGGGCTAGGTGATTGCGATATCGCCAAGTTGTGA
- the LOC123404253 gene encoding uncharacterized protein LOC123404253 isoform X1, producing the protein MEGADPRTGGIPPSSSDIPYGTYPSCPAPILSMHHHLAGFFDHLSEAQQVAAMSALRRCDDDIHRLVLNICDRQMMVAEEIKSIVLDSRSNAPPPPPPPSKKAAPTGAQFPLSSVETDSNMHEERQHPCPTTDVANSGNVMLNEGRDNVLDTCNLSCTQILMAAGFLKSRQDEILDGTFGSQWNSQCIYNDPSHEVLWNGMCKTCYDNGEMGNLYNEGHFAEERVDSSTSADEEFTGLGAPIYDETPKEHENVPPIVFDKTPDDATGSLTRLANITENVMEPWKESPQLRDAAMKKMVGQHECVHTPTFDQTPEHLRPETRYKSRSLRDMWSRLP; encoded by the exons ATGGAGGGTGCAGACCCTCGAACTGGTGGCATTCCTCCAAGCAGTTCAGATATTCCATATGGGACCTATCCTTCTTGCCCTGCACCTATTCTTAGCATGCATCATCATCTCGCGGGTTTCTTTGATCATTTGTCTGAGGCACAACAGGTAGCGGCCATGTCGGCGTTGCGAAGGTGCGATGACGACATCCATAGGCTAGTCCTGAACATATGTGATCGACAGATGATGGTAGCTGAGGAAATCAAGAGCATAGTGCTGGATTCTCGATCGAacgcaccgccaccaccaccaccaccaagcaAAAAGGCTGCTCCGACTGGCGCTCAATTTCCCTTGTCAAGTGTGGAAACAGATTCAAATATGCATGAAGAAAGGCAGCACCCATGCCCCACAACTGATGTTGCTAACTCTGGAAATGTGATGCTTAATGAGGGGCGTGACAATGTTTTAGATACATGCAACCTTAGTTGCACTCAGATTCTTATGGCTGCTGGGTTTTTGAAATCTCGACAAG ATGAAATTTTAGATGGAACATTTGGTAGTCAGTGGAATTCACAGTGTATCTATAATGATCCCAGCCACGAAGTTCTATGGAATGGCATGTGCAAAACTTGCTATGATAATG gtgaaatGGGCAACTTATATAATGAAGGACATTTCGCTGAAGAGCGTGTGGATTCCTCCACTAGTGCTGACGAAG AGTTTACTGGACTCGGTGCTCCTATTTATGACgagacaccaaaagaacatgag AATGTACCTCCTATTGTCTTTGACAAGACACCAGATGATGCGACTGGCTCGCTGACCCGATTAGCAAATATCACTGAAAATGTGATGGAACCATGGAAAGAGTCTCCTCAACTACGAGATGCTGCGATGAAAAAGATGGTTGGTCAGCACGAG TGTGTACACACCCCTACGTTTGATCAGACACCGGAGCACCTACGTCCGGAAACTCGATACAA GTCACGTTCACTCCGTGACATGTGGTCACGGTTGCCATGA
- the LOC123404253 gene encoding uncharacterized protein LOC123404253 isoform X2: MEGADPRTGGIPPSSSDIPYGTYPSCPAPILSMHHHLAGFFDHLSEAQQVAAMSALRRCDDDIHRLVLNICDRQMMVAEEIKSIVLDSRSNAPPPPPPPSKKAAPTGAQFPLSSVETDSNMHEERQHPCPTTDVANSGNVMLNEGRDNVLDTCNLSCTQILMAAGFLKSRQDEILDGTFGSQWNSQCIYNDPSHEVLWNGMCKTCYDNGEMGNLYNEGHFAEERVDSSTSADEEFTGLGAPIYDETPKEHENVPPIVFDKTPDDATGSLTRLANITENVMEPWKESPQLRDAAMKKMVGQHECVHTPTFDQTPEHLRPETRYKYGSRLHNI; the protein is encoded by the exons ATGGAGGGTGCAGACCCTCGAACTGGTGGCATTCCTCCAAGCAGTTCAGATATTCCATATGGGACCTATCCTTCTTGCCCTGCACCTATTCTTAGCATGCATCATCATCTCGCGGGTTTCTTTGATCATTTGTCTGAGGCACAACAGGTAGCGGCCATGTCGGCGTTGCGAAGGTGCGATGACGACATCCATAGGCTAGTCCTGAACATATGTGATCGACAGATGATGGTAGCTGAGGAAATCAAGAGCATAGTGCTGGATTCTCGATCGAacgcaccgccaccaccaccaccaccaagcaAAAAGGCTGCTCCGACTGGCGCTCAATTTCCCTTGTCAAGTGTGGAAACAGATTCAAATATGCATGAAGAAAGGCAGCACCCATGCCCCACAACTGATGTTGCTAACTCTGGAAATGTGATGCTTAATGAGGGGCGTGACAATGTTTTAGATACATGCAACCTTAGTTGCACTCAGATTCTTATGGCTGCTGGGTTTTTGAAATCTCGACAAG ATGAAATTTTAGATGGAACATTTGGTAGTCAGTGGAATTCACAGTGTATCTATAATGATCCCAGCCACGAAGTTCTATGGAATGGCATGTGCAAAACTTGCTATGATAATG gtgaaatGGGCAACTTATATAATGAAGGACATTTCGCTGAAGAGCGTGTGGATTCCTCCACTAGTGCTGACGAAG AGTTTACTGGACTCGGTGCTCCTATTTATGACgagacaccaaaagaacatgag AATGTACCTCCTATTGTCTTTGACAAGACACCAGATGATGCGACTGGCTCGCTGACCCGATTAGCAAATATCACTGAAAATGTGATGGAACCATGGAAAGAGTCTCCTCAACTACGAGATGCTGCGATGAAAAAGATGGTTGGTCAGCACGAG TGTGTACACACCCCTACGTTTGATCAGACACCGGAGCACCTACGTCCGGAAACTCGATACAAGTATGGGAGCAGACTCCACAACATTTAG
- the LOC123404253 gene encoding uncharacterized protein LOC123404253 isoform X3 — MEGADPRTGGIPPSSSDIPYGTYPSCPAPILSMHHHLAGFFDHLSEAQQVAAMSALRRCDDDIHRLVLNICDRQMMVAEEIKSIVLDSRSNAPPPPPPPSKKAAPTGAQFPLSSVETDSNMHEERQHPCPTTDVANSGNVMLNEGRDNVLDTCNLSCTQILMAAGFLKSRQDEILDGTFGSQWNSQCIYNDPSHEVLWNGMCKTCYDNGEMGNLYNEGHFAEERVDSSTSADEEFTGLGAPIYDETPKEHENVPPIVFDKTPDDATGSLTRLANITENVMEPWKESPQLRDAAMKKMVGQHEENASQYRDEVMS; from the exons ATGGAGGGTGCAGACCCTCGAACTGGTGGCATTCCTCCAAGCAGTTCAGATATTCCATATGGGACCTATCCTTCTTGCCCTGCACCTATTCTTAGCATGCATCATCATCTCGCGGGTTTCTTTGATCATTTGTCTGAGGCACAACAGGTAGCGGCCATGTCGGCGTTGCGAAGGTGCGATGACGACATCCATAGGCTAGTCCTGAACATATGTGATCGACAGATGATGGTAGCTGAGGAAATCAAGAGCATAGTGCTGGATTCTCGATCGAacgcaccgccaccaccaccaccaccaagcaAAAAGGCTGCTCCGACTGGCGCTCAATTTCCCTTGTCAAGTGTGGAAACAGATTCAAATATGCATGAAGAAAGGCAGCACCCATGCCCCACAACTGATGTTGCTAACTCTGGAAATGTGATGCTTAATGAGGGGCGTGACAATGTTTTAGATACATGCAACCTTAGTTGCACTCAGATTCTTATGGCTGCTGGGTTTTTGAAATCTCGACAAG ATGAAATTTTAGATGGAACATTTGGTAGTCAGTGGAATTCACAGTGTATCTATAATGATCCCAGCCACGAAGTTCTATGGAATGGCATGTGCAAAACTTGCTATGATAATG gtgaaatGGGCAACTTATATAATGAAGGACATTTCGCTGAAGAGCGTGTGGATTCCTCCACTAGTGCTGACGAAG AGTTTACTGGACTCGGTGCTCCTATTTATGACgagacaccaaaagaacatgag AATGTACCTCCTATTGTCTTTGACAAGACACCAGATGATGCGACTGGCTCGCTGACCCGATTAGCAAATATCACTGAAAATGTGATGGAACCATGGAAAGAGTCTCCTCAACTACGAGATGCTGCGATGAAAAAGATGGTTGGTCAGCACGAG GAAAATGCTAGTCAGTACAGGGACGAAGTTATGTCCTAA
- the LOC123404255 gene encoding protein FAR1-RELATED SEQUENCE 5-like — protein sequence MATVTTCHGVNVTCKKDQDQAMGNALPVVFPNTIRRLCRWHVWQSHKDGLRALFNLHDGLKEKLLTVINHPLTPVEFEKAWWDMVNDYGLESDPTIGSLYDMRARWIAAYFKDVYCGRMTSTQRSESTNRIVKRNHVDPTTPMHVFARKMFQVLQRRKEAEARETIESQARRKTITNYPLEHQLSRVYTRAVFRKYKEAYVYGTSFLTKKVGTGRFLVPYGRDRPTFSWSQHEFKVVFDEENEEYKCECKQWEHTGLLCPHLIIVMTNEQIQRLPSKYVYRRYTRNARIDPPYDRNDTPPMGHQIVGGTSICSERLMPC from the exons ATGGCAACCGTGACCACATGTCACGGAGTGAACGTGACCTGCAAAAAAG ATCAAGACCAAGCAATGGGAAATGCCCTTCCGGTAGTGTTTCCAAACACTATTCGTAGGCTATGCAGATGGCATGTTTGGCAGAGTCACAAAGATGGACTGAGGGCATTGTTTAACTTGCATGATGGTTTGAAAGAGAAATTGTTGACAGTAATAAATCACCCTCTCACCCCTGTGGAGTTTGAGAAGGCATGGTGGGACATGGTGAATGATTATGGACTCGAATCAGATCCTACAATTGGCAGTTTGTATGATATGCGTGCAAGATGGATCGCCGCATACTTCAAGGATGTTTATTGTGGGAGAATGACATCTACGCAACGCAGTGAGAGCACAAACAGAATTGTGAAAAGAAACCACGTTGACCCTACAACACCTATGCATGTGTttgccagaaaaatgttccaagttTTGCAAAGGAGAAAAGAAGCAGAAGCCCGAGAGACCATTGAATCACAG GCCCGACGAAAAACAATAACCAACTACCCTCTGGAACATCAGCTGAGCAGAGTCTATACCCGTGCAGTATTCAGGAAGTACAAAGAAGCATATGTTTATGGAACATCTTTTCTTACAAAGAAAGTTGGCACGGGTCGTTTCCTTGTGCCGTACGGTAGAGACAGGCCAACTTTTTCATGGTCCCAACATGAGTTCAAAGTGGTTTTTGATGAAGAAAACGAAGAATACAAATGTGAGTGCAAGCAGTGGGAGCACACAG GACTGCTATGCCCACACCTTATCATAGTGATGACAAATGAGCAGATTCAGAGGCTTCCAAGCAAGTATGTGTATAGAAGGTACACAAGGAATGCACGAATTGATCCTCCATATGACAGGAATGACACTCCACCGATGGGACATCAAATAGTGGGAGGCACTTCAATATGCTCAGAGAGGCTTATGCcgtgttga